Proteins encoded together in one Balaenoptera musculus isolate JJ_BM4_2016_0621 chromosome 6, mBalMus1.pri.v3, whole genome shotgun sequence window:
- the NXNL2 gene encoding nucleoredoxin-like protein 2 codes for MVDVLGGRRLVTYDGTWVEAEAALQNKVVALYFAAGRCAPSRDFTPLLCDFYAELVDQARPSAPFEVVFVSADGSAQEMLDFMRELHGAWLALPFHDPYRHELRTRYHIMAIPRLVIVKPSGEVITDKGRKQIREQGLACFQNWVEAADIFQNFSG; via the exons ATGGTGGACGTGCTGGGCGGGCGGCGCCTGGTGACCTACGACGGCACGTGGGTGGAAGCCGAGGCGGCGCTGCAGAACAAGGTGGTGGCGCTGTACTTCGCCGCGGGCCGGTGCGCGCCCAGCCGCGATTTCACGCCGCTGCTCTGCGACTTCTACGCGGAGCTAGTGGACCAGGCGCGGCCGTCCGCCCCCTTCGAGGTGGTCTTCGTGTCCGCCGACGGCAGCGCGCAGGAGATGCTGGACTTCATGCGGGAGCTGCACGGCGCCTGGCTGGCGCTGCCCTTCCACGACCCCTACCGGCA TGAGCTGAGGACCAGGTACCACATCATGGCCATCCCCAGGCTTGTGATCGTGAAACCGAGCGGGGAAGTCATCACTGACAAAGGGCGGAAGCAGATCCGGGAGCAGGGGCTGGCCTGCTTCCAGAACTGGGTGGAGGCAGCTGACATCTTCCAGAATTTCTCCGGTTGA